A single genomic interval of Verrucomicrobiota bacterium harbors:
- a CDS encoding efflux RND transporter permease subunit — MNFTDLFIKRPVVATVVNLIILLAGYASWRTLSVRQYPRSDISVITVKTVYVGADADLVQGFVTTPLEQAIAAVDGIDYMESQSAPGLSTISVQLKINYDPFKALTQVQAKVNQVRNDLPPEAELPTIDITSTDNQFASMYLSFYSNDLDRNQISDYLARVVQPKLSAISGVQQAQILGERKFAMRVWLKPDRMGALGVAPSDVQKKLGQNNYLSAIGSTKGSMVAVNLKANTDLRSAEEFRDLVIKQSGNAIVRLRDVADVELGAESYESDVRFSGSTATFMGIYVLPTANSLEVIRNVRAALPEIERQLPVGMKLGVPYDSTDYIQNALHEVTKTLTETVCIVILVIFLFMGSLRSVLIPVVAIPLSLIGALFLMLAFGFTLNLLTLLAIVLAVGLVVDDAIVVVENVERHLREGLSPLDAAYKGAGELFGPIVAMTITLAAVYAPIGIQGGLTGALFREFAFTLAGAVAVSGFVALTLSPMMSSRLLKANLTEKGFAGWVNHRFESLKKFYRYVLQGTLTIRPVILTAAGIVIVLIVPFYFLSQRELAPREDQGVIFGLVQTSPNSTIDQNILFSKEVNHVFKSFPETAQTFQIILPGSQGFGFSGMVTKPWNQRERTTQNMLPEVTKKLSVIPGVRIVTTTPPPLPGGANFPIEFVIASTVEPRELLEFANQLVAAAVQSGKFFFADSDLKIDEPQAKVLFDRDKVASMGLNLGSVGGDLAWLLGGNYVNRFSIEGRSYKVIPQVKRVERLTPDQLKDVYVSGPNGQLVQLATFAKVQTEVVPRSLNRFNQLNSVKIQGAVQAGMEDQALKILEQEAAKILPNGYTIDYSGESRQLRREGGAFMTTFFLALILIYLVLAAQFESFRDPLIILLGSVPLALSGALVFSFLGFTTINIYSQVGLITLVGLIAKNGILIVEFANKQQEEGLAKEEALVEAASTRLRPILMTSVATVMGHFPLVLAHGPGAGARNSIGVMLVSGMVIGTFFTLFVVPSIYMLLGRNYRKGGSAEGENPATEIERNLQPELV; from the coding sequence ATGAATTTCACCGACCTTTTCATCAAGCGACCGGTGGTCGCAACGGTGGTCAACCTCATCATCCTGCTCGCCGGCTACGCATCCTGGCGCACCCTCAGCGTCCGCCAGTACCCGCGCAGCGATATTTCCGTCATCACCGTCAAGACCGTTTACGTGGGCGCGGATGCAGACCTGGTTCAGGGGTTTGTCACTACCCCGCTCGAGCAGGCGATTGCCGCCGTCGACGGGATCGACTACATGGAATCGCAGAGCGCCCCGGGGCTGAGCACGATTTCGGTCCAGCTGAAAATCAATTACGACCCGTTCAAAGCCCTGACGCAGGTCCAAGCCAAGGTTAACCAGGTCAGGAACGATCTGCCGCCGGAGGCTGAACTACCCACCATCGACATCACTTCGACCGACAACCAGTTCGCGTCGATGTACCTGAGTTTCTATTCCAACGACCTCGACCGCAACCAGATCAGCGATTACCTTGCGCGGGTCGTCCAGCCGAAACTTTCGGCGATCAGCGGCGTTCAGCAGGCGCAGATCCTGGGTGAGCGGAAATTTGCCATGCGGGTCTGGCTCAAGCCTGACCGGATGGGCGCGCTGGGGGTGGCGCCCAGCGACGTCCAGAAAAAGTTAGGTCAAAACAACTACCTGTCCGCCATCGGTTCAACCAAAGGGTCGATGGTGGCGGTGAACCTCAAAGCCAACACCGACCTGCGCAGTGCCGAGGAGTTCCGCGACCTGGTCATTAAACAGTCGGGTAACGCCATCGTGCGGCTGCGCGATGTCGCCGACGTTGAGTTGGGTGCGGAAAGCTACGAGTCGGACGTGCGCTTTTCCGGCAGCACGGCCACGTTCATGGGAATCTACGTTTTGCCTACCGCCAACTCCCTCGAGGTGATCAGGAACGTGCGGGCGGCGTTGCCGGAAATCGAGCGCCAGTTGCCCGTCGGGATGAAGCTCGGGGTGCCGTACGACTCCACTGACTACATCCAGAATGCGTTGCATGAAGTGACCAAGACGCTGACCGAAACCGTCTGCATCGTCATTCTGGTTATCTTCCTGTTTATGGGATCGTTGCGCAGCGTCCTGATCCCGGTCGTCGCGATTCCGCTTTCCTTGATCGGCGCGCTTTTCCTGATGCTCGCGTTCGGCTTCACGCTGAACCTGCTTACTTTGCTGGCCATCGTGCTGGCGGTCGGCCTGGTTGTCGACGATGCAATCGTGGTGGTGGAAAACGTTGAGCGCCACCTGCGGGAAGGTTTAAGCCCGCTGGACGCGGCCTACAAAGGCGCCGGCGAACTGTTCGGCCCGATCGTCGCGATGACGATTACCCTCGCGGCCGTTTACGCCCCGATCGGTATCCAGGGCGGGTTGACGGGGGCTTTGTTTCGGGAGTTTGCGTTCACCCTGGCCGGTGCCGTGGCCGTTTCGGGCTTCGTGGCATTGACGCTTTCACCCATGATGTCGTCCCGCCTGCTCAAGGCGAACCTGACTGAGAAAGGTTTCGCCGGCTGGGTCAATCATCGGTTCGAATCCCTCAAAAAGTTCTACCGCTACGTCCTGCAGGGAACGCTGACCATCCGGCCGGTGATCCTCACGGCGGCCGGGATCGTCATCGTGCTGATCGTGCCATTCTATTTCCTCTCGCAGCGCGAACTGGCTCCGCGCGAAGATCAGGGCGTAATCTTCGGGCTCGTCCAGACCTCACCGAATTCGACCATCGATCAAAACATACTTTTTTCGAAGGAAGTTAATCACGTATTCAAGAGTTTTCCCGAAACGGCGCAGACCTTCCAGATCATTCTGCCCGGCAGCCAGGGCTTCGGATTTTCGGGCATGGTCACCAAACCATGGAACCAGCGGGAACGCACCACGCAAAACATGCTGCCGGAAGTAACCAAAAAATTATCGGTTATTCCCGGCGTCCGCATCGTGACGACGACGCCTCCACCGTTGCCGGGCGGGGCCAATTTTCCGATTGAGTTTGTGATCGCGTCGACGGTGGAGCCGCGGGAGCTGCTCGAGTTTGCCAACCAGTTGGTCGCGGCGGCCGTGCAGAGCGGCAAATTCTTCTTTGCCGACAGCGACCTGAAGATTGATGAACCGCAGGCGAAGGTGCTGTTTGACCGGGACAAAGTCGCGTCGATGGGATTGAACCTGGGCAGCGTCGGCGGTGACCTCGCGTGGCTGCTCGGCGGCAATTATGTTAACCGGTTCAGCATTGAAGGGCGCAGCTACAAGGTAATCCCGCAGGTGAAACGGGTGGAACGTCTCACTCCCGATCAACTCAAGGACGTCTACGTGAGCGGACCCAACGGCCAGTTGGTGCAGCTTGCCACGTTCGCAAAGGTGCAAACGGAAGTGGTGCCTCGGTCCCTGAACCGGTTCAACCAGCTTAACTCGGTCAAGATCCAGGGCGCGGTCCAGGCAGGCATGGAAGATCAGGCGCTCAAAATCCTGGAGCAGGAAGCAGCGAAGATTTTACCCAACGGTTACACCATTGATTACAGCGGCGAATCCCGCCAGTTGCGCCGTGAAGGCGGCGCTTTCATGACCACTTTCTTCCTCGCGCTGATCCTGATCTACCTGGTTCTGGCAGCCCAGTTCGAGAGCTTCCGGGATCCGCTGATCATCCTTTTGGGTTCCGTCCCGTTGGCGCTTTCAGGGGCGCTGGTCTTCAGCTTCCTCGGCTTCACCACCATCAACATTTACAGCCAGGTCGGCCTCATCACCTTGGTGGGTTTGATCGCGAAAAACGGCATCCTGATTGTCGAATTTGCGAACAAACAGCAGGAGGAAGGCCTGGCCAAAGAAGAAGCGCTGGTCGAAGCGGCATCGACGCGGCTGCGCCCGATCCTGATGACGTCGGTGGCTACCGTGATGGGCCATTTCCCCCTGGTGCTGGCGCACGGGCCCGGCGCCGGGGCGCGTAACAGCATCGGCGTCATGCTCGTCTCCGGCATGGTCATCGGAACCTTCTTCACGCTGTTTGTGGTTCCGTCCATCTACATGTTGCTCGGAAGAAATTACCGCAAGGGCGGGTCTGCCGAAGGCGAGAACCCGGCGACGGAAATAGAAAGAAATTTGCAACCCGAGCTTGTCTGA